The Candidatus Zymogenus saltonus genome includes a window with the following:
- a CDS encoding DUF370 domain-containing protein, with product MKFKLLSLGFGNTVMVNRVVAIINPDSSPVKRLREEAKKAGALIDVTHGRKTRSIIITDSHHVILSAIQTETIAQRLESSQGGEVDFPVSNK from the coding sequence ATGAAGTTCAAGTTGTTAAGCCTCGGTTTTGGAAACACGGTCATGGTGAATCGGGTAGTGGCGATTATCAACCCGGACTCGTCTCCTGTAAAGAGGCTCAGGGAGGAGGCGAAAAAGGCCGGGGCGCTGATCGACGTGACTCACGGAAGGAAGACGAGGTCTATAATAATTACCGACTCACACCACGTTATCCTGTCGGCCATCCAGACCGAGACGATAGCCCAGCGCCTGGAATCCTCCCAGGGGGGAGAGGTGGACTTTCCCGTTTCAAATAAATAG